The following proteins come from a genomic window of Phycodurus eques isolate BA_2022a chromosome 9, UOR_Pequ_1.1, whole genome shotgun sequence:
- the LOC133408023 gene encoding ubiquitin-conjugating enzyme E2 2-like isoform X1, whose translation MALKRISKELTDLSRDPPAQCSAGPVDEDSKTSLTSPCALPGLFLANFGLSPPSSVFHWQATIMGPPDSPYQGGVFFLTIHFPADYPFKPPKVAFTTRIYHPNINSNGSICLDILRSQWSPALTISKVLLSICSLLCDPNPDDPLVPEIARIYKTDPVRYNKTAQDWTQKYAM comes from the exons ATGGCGTTAAAGCGAATTTCGAAG GAGCTGACGGACCTTTCCCGAGACCCTCCGGCTCAGTGTTCGGCGGGGCCCGTCGACGAGGACAGTAAGACGAGCTTGACCTCTCCCTGCGCTCTGCCTGGCCTCTTCTTGGCTAACTTTGGCTTGTCTCCTCCTTCCTCAGTGTTTCACTGGCAGGCCACCATCATGGGACCT CCGGACAGTCCCTACCAGGGTGGCGTCTTCTTCCTCACCATCCACTTTCCCGCAGACTACCCCTTCAAACCTCCAAAG GTGGCGTTCACGACCCGAATCTACCACCCCAACATCAACAGTAACGGCAGCATCTGTCTGGACATCTTGAGGTCTCAGTGGTCCCCGGCACTCACCATCTCCAAAG TCCTGCTGTCCATTTGTTCGCTCCTGTGCGACCCCAACCCGGACGACCCGCTGGTGCCCGAGATCGCTCGCATCTACAAGACGGATCCCGTCAG GTACAACAAGACCGCTCAGGACTGGACTCAGAAGTACGCCATGTGA
- the LOC133408023 gene encoding ubiquitin-conjugating enzyme E2 2-like isoform X2, whose protein sequence is MALKRISKELTDLSRDPPAQCSAGPVDEDMFHWQATIMGPPDSPYQGGVFFLTIHFPADYPFKPPKVAFTTRIYHPNINSNGSICLDILRSQWSPALTISKVLLSICSLLCDPNPDDPLVPEIARIYKTDPVRYNKTAQDWTQKYAM, encoded by the exons ATGGCGTTAAAGCGAATTTCGAAG GAGCTGACGGACCTTTCCCGAGACCCTCCGGCTCAGTGTTCGGCGGGGCCCGTCGACGAGGACA TGTTTCACTGGCAGGCCACCATCATGGGACCT CCGGACAGTCCCTACCAGGGTGGCGTCTTCTTCCTCACCATCCACTTTCCCGCAGACTACCCCTTCAAACCTCCAAAG GTGGCGTTCACGACCCGAATCTACCACCCCAACATCAACAGTAACGGCAGCATCTGTCTGGACATCTTGAGGTCTCAGTGGTCCCCGGCACTCACCATCTCCAAAG TCCTGCTGTCCATTTGTTCGCTCCTGTGCGACCCCAACCCGGACGACCCGCTGGTGCCCGAGATCGCTCGCATCTACAAGACGGATCCCGTCAG GTACAACAAGACCGCTCAGGACTGGACTCAGAAGTACGCCATGTGA